Part of the Pyrobaculum calidifontis JCM 11548 genome, GAGTTGGCGGGGGAGTTTCTTGAGGGTGGTCTGCTCAGGGGCGCGGCTGGGAGGGCGTTTCAGGGGTGGAGGGCGGCGCTGGCGGCGGCCGCGGCGGTGAGGCGGGAGGCGCTGAAGGGCGAATACGCGGGCTTTGTCAAGACTAGGGAGGGGGAGAGGGTTGAGAAGGTGGACTTCGTGGTGGCGGTGATGCCCACGTCGCAGATGAAGAAGGTGGCGAAGGTCCTCTCAGGGGACTTCGGCGACGTGGTCGTCTTGCTCACAGAGCTGGCCTTGGACCTCCGCGAGTTTCGGCACAGTGGGCTCGACCCGGCGGGGGTGCTGAGCCGCTACGCCGACTTAAGGGACGTGGAGGACGACGTGAGGCTCCTCGTGGCTAGGGGGAGGGAGTTTGTGGAGGGGGTTAGGAGGGGCTTGGCGGGGGGCTAGTTTTTAAGGTGGTGGCCCCTCTTCTCCATGGCCGCGGGGCGGTGGCTTCACCACGTGGTTTCACCGGGTGGGTGGCTGGTGGTTTTTGACGAAGTGTTTTTCCTCGACGCTGTCCCTCTGCCGGGGGCTAGGGCTGTTGACTTGGGCGGAGGCGGGGGCCCCCTTCCTGTGTCGCTTGTGGGGGTTAGACGGGTGTCTGAGGCGCGTGGGGGGCTGAGGCTGGAGGCGCCTCTCCTGGGGAGGTGGTACGTGGCTAGGCTGGCGCCTGCCAGAGAGGCGCGTGGGGCGCTTGGGGGCGCGGCGCATGTGTTAGAGGTGGAGTGCGACGTCTGCGACTTGTCTCTCCTCCTGGCCCTCATGTCCCCGTCGCACTACCCGGCCTACGCGGCGAGGGTGTTTAGAGCCGTGGCGTGGGCGAGGGAGGCGCGGCGGGCTAAGACGTGGGAGGAGTTGGTCAGGGCCCGTGTGGAGGACTTCACAAGGCTCATGGCCGGCGCCTTCGACGCCTTGTCCAACCCCAAGTGCCTCAAGACCTTCTGGGCCCTGGCCTACGACAAGTCGCCGAGGGTGAGAGAGGCCGCTGTGAAGTGCGGCTTTTGGAAGCCGGCGGAGGAGGGCGGGGG contains:
- a CDS encoding PaREP1 family protein; translation: MEEVGRQWKDLKKYVEARVAEAVAEFELAGEFLEGGLLRGAAGRAFQGWRAALAAAAAVRREALKGEYAGFVKTREGERVEKVDFVVAVMPTSQMKKVAKVLSGDFGDVVVLLTELALDLREFRHSGLDPAGVLSRYADLRDVEDDVRLLVARGREFVEGVRRGLAGG